One genomic window of Tachypleus tridentatus isolate NWPU-2018 chromosome 12, ASM421037v1, whole genome shotgun sequence includes the following:
- the LOC143235678 gene encoding uncharacterized protein LOC143235678, whose amino-acid sequence MQNLNQNEQNSTPAKTKSGKGLGTRNKAPRRSETCGAEQNQGHQNSIDNSENGIREEETSTRRKSLAPKEPAIVYNNVNDKLSNEENRTLRELEEYMVTEGGAWALGAPHLDLIGKFLLDKKWPVEVKILILSLIQAAAFKDDVILLLYQDRKDHFIMRYVTSIKYLNYEEQENVAKLLCNLCHQGSSFDWLMYISEWDNEGQSTSYSRATIKATVHALQSDRPPVKEKGVSLIFNLARKEITDSEFPKWVYSLYLMALKEKRNGNQLEVPGPSSMRPATSRILVMLFDETATELSMVVLQFLQGEVTEEEGFRCLSALHKFMCISVTEVPILLKMLGPNVEKFSGKSERIELLEQIRFRMSASVLA is encoded by the exons AtgcaaaatttaaatcaaaatgaacaaaattcaACTCCTGCCAAGACCAAGAGTGGTAAAGGTTTAGGAACAAGGAATAAAGCGCCACGCCGTTCTGAAACTTGTGGAGCAGAGCAGAATCAGGGTCACCAGAATTCAATAGATAATTCAGAAAATGGAATCCGCGAAGAAGAAACTTCAACAAGAAGGAAATCTTTAGCACCAAAGGAACCAGCTATTGTTTACAATAATGTAAAC GACAAGTTAAGCAACGAAGAAAACCGCACGCTGCGGGAACTGGAAGAATATATGGTTACAGAGGGTGGAGCTTGGGCCTTGGGAGCACCTCACCTGGACCTGATAG GAAAGTTCTTGCTGGATAAAAAGTGGCCTGTGGAAGTAAAGATTTTAATTCTCTCTCTGATCCAAGCCGCAGCCTTTAAAGACGATGTCATTCTCTTGTTATATCAAGACCGGAAAGACCACTTCATCATGCGATATGTCACTAGTATCAAATACTTGAATTATGAAGAACAGGAGAATGTGGCAAAATTA TTGTGTAACCTGTGTCACCAAGGTAGCAGTTTTGATTGGTTGATGTACATATCAGAATGGGACAACGAAGGCCAGTCCACCAGTTACAGTCGAGCCACAATCAAAGCGACAGTGCACGCTCTCCAAAGTGACAGGCCACCTGTGAAAGAAAAAGGAGTGTCTCTCATATTCAACTTGGCTAGAAAAGAG ATCACAGATTCAGAATTTCCAAAATGGGTATATTCCTTATACTTAATGGCattgaaagaaaagagaaatGGGAATCAACTTGaggtaccaggaccatccagtatgagacctgcaacaagtcgtataCTAGTCATG TTATTTGATGAGACAGCTACAGAGTTATCGATGGTTGTACTACAGTTCTTACAAGGAGAGGTAACGGAGGAAGAAG GTTTTCGTTGCCTGTCAGCACTACACAAATTTATGTGCATAAGTGTTACAGAA GTTCCAATCCTACTGAAGATGTTAGGACCCAATGTTGAGAAATTCAGTGGAAAATCAGAAAGGATTGAGTTGTTAGAACAGATAAGGTTCAGGATGTCTGCCTCAGTACTGGCGTAA